Proteins co-encoded in one Xiphophorus hellerii strain 12219 chromosome 10, Xiphophorus_hellerii-4.1, whole genome shotgun sequence genomic window:
- the kat6b gene encoding histone acetyltransferase KAT6B isoform X2, with amino-acid sequence MVKLANPLYTEWILEAIQKIKRQKQRPSEERICHAVSTLHGLDKKIVLEQLELSVHDGSVLKVTNKGSASYKDPGNPGRIGSILPANAPLPSKESIWNSSDLRHIDWNKILRRAIEGLDDTHGSSLKNIERYLRNQDDLSEVVDNSAFRQRLRLAAKRSVNNGRLLKNGPRYKLSHGSVEGRNPRCPSASPLVLSSVTLLPHEREQLRVDPIPICSFCLGTKESNRDKRPEELLSCADCGSSGHPSCLKFSPELTSNVKRLRWQCIECKTCSSCRIQGKNADEMLFCDSCDRGFHMECCDPPLSRMPKGTWICQVCRPKENGKKLLHRKADEIKRRYAKPIGRPKNKLKQRMSVTSGDGSMVALGGRGSPGHLSKLHVKQEAQADLAAMSRDHVSEEDVENFTRVQELAAQKTGSLTNTDFVRHPAVIEFGKYEIQTWYSSPYPPEYSRLQKLYLCEFCLKYMRSKNILQRHTKKCGWFHPPATEIYRKDNLSVFEVDGNVSKLFCQNLCLLAKLFLDHKTLYYDVEPFLFYILTKNDEKGCHLVGYFSKEKLCQQKYNVSCIMIMPQYQRQGFGRFLIDFSYLLTRQEGQAGSPEKPLSELGRLSYLAYWKSVMLEHLYKHPDKHISVKGISRATGMCPHDIAATLQQLGMIDRRDGRTVLVRRERLIQRHMERLRANPRKNEVDPDSLRWTPSTTLNAVLSEEEREAEMDAERLKEQASCWEKEEREGYMMTHGSRQPLTKVHCKIPYRTYERRPAPPWSRRVQRPEVVSDADDDSDGSPPILTKAHELLSPKRKSSVVLKKRGRKRKRINSSVTTETISETTEVLNEPFDNSEDERPMPRLEHTSRMREMEDDEDDDDEEEEEMQKYKISALPLKRRRGRPRLEKNTRKDNLERWNEGPELVSKRSSRPRPVKRKKGWPKGVKRGPPKWRLKNSFKLNLYTPPETPMEAEQHHIRTEETKHIPDQESFSGDEDTKAGGSLDSPDIMQERLHSEPPSPADHGSQTSSSPEGSPVASPACSPALSVEAPSPQPEDRTDSPEPPGDDKQDSGHDPDSPAKDMEDSSERAASPENSNEESYEEEQRARIEDQNADDEDERHSKKEAPEGGTEESEQSSKDAPNVTQAFLDPKEDDSSELSQQVSKESCNEEVPVSAGEKLQDATPETMAETSPPAAVAVASIAPPDSDNPADSESEEESAPSPGPNHPPLPPVGRSALSPVLRENPPVCTEFDSETVQAVQSLTQESEGETVFQDCAESQEPCRNLQTYAHVAQSPQLTPLDDCPQSDHSSPLSSAQSHPSQSVRSVSSPAVSILESGYTQISPDHSAISVPSLHNMETSPMMDVPSVSDHSQQVVDSGFSDLGSIESTTENYENPSSYDSTMGGSICGTGPSQNSCSYGTIPPSSCAVSQQMAAVNPGGCGMIQQNSLSSPPHCGVKSPQGCVVVERPPSNSQHNQHSQHSQRSQHSQHSRHGPPHNQHSQHNQHAPHNQLSQHSQHSHHHNHHPQHNQLSQHNQHAQHALHSQQQPPPMAQCSIPPNFTTTMQLADIPESGNPNFALYERINPQGEYGSGHYPQSSGLSLAKLQQFTNTFIDHPHSNPFNHAAPHPITSYANNPSLSSQHSSLVSLPQNPHRVPNPQVQATMTPPPNLSSPSSMMLQPNMGISRSQRVPHVPHMPSKSHVSARSKSAPLSHNHQQQMYARPPQAVAMQAPSRTLAAMPRMNMSMNIMPAPGYNVNSMNMPSLNAMNGYGMSQPMMNSGYPGNHAYMNQSPQYSMQMGMMGTQPYPQQSMQAPPHGNMVYPPAGHHGYMNTGMSKQSLKGPLIRR; translated from the exons ATGGTAAAACTTGCAAACCCTCTCTACACGGAGTGGATTCTCGAAGCAATACAGAAAATTAAGAGGCAAAAGCAGAGGCCTTCTGAGGAGCGAATTTGTCATGCGGTGTCCACGTTGCATGGACTGGACAAGAAGATCGTCCTTGAGCAGTTGGAATTAAGTGTTCATGATGGCTCTGTCCTTAAGGTTACAAATAAAGGAAGCGCCTCCTACAAGGACCCAGGAAACCCTGGAAGAATCGGATCAATATTGCCTGCAAATGCACCTTTGCCGTCAAAGGAATCTATATGGAATTCAAGTGATCTGCGCCATATCGATTGGAATAAAATACTCAGGAGGGCCATCGAGGGTCTGGATGATACCCATGGCTCTTCACTTAAGAACATTGAGCGATATCTGAGGAATCAGGACGATCTGTCAGAAGTTGTTGATAATTCCGCTTTCCGTCAGAGGTTGCGGCTAGCCGCTAAGCGGTCAGTCAACAATGGCAGGCTGTTAAAAAACGGCCCTCGGTATAAACTCAGCCATGGCAGCGTGGAGGGAAGGAACCCCAGGTGTCCAAGTGCTTCCCCCTTGGTCCTGTCATCAGTGACACTCCTCCCTCATGAGCGCGAGCAG CTCCGGGTCGACCCCATCCCAATATGCAGTTTCTGTCTCGGGACAAAGGAGTCAAATCGGGACAAGCGGCCGGAAGAGCTGCTGTCCTGTGCAGACTGTGGAAGCAGTG GGCATCCATCATGTCTAAAGTTCTCCCCCGAGCTGACCTCAAATGTAAAGAGATTACGGTGGCAGTGCATTGAATGCAAAACCTGCAGCTCCTGTCGAATACAGGGGAAAAACGCG GACGAGATGCTTTTCTGCGATTCGTGCGATCGGGGCTTTCACATGGAATGCTGCGATCCGCCACTTTCAAGAATGCcaaaag GAACCTGGATCTGCCAAGTGTGCAGGCCGAAGGAGAACGGCAAAAAGCTGCTGCACAGGAAGGCTGACGAGATCAAACGCCGATATGCAAAGCCGATTGGACGACCGAAAAATAAGCTCAAACAAAGAAT GTCTGTAACCAGTGGTGATGGCTCCATGGTAGCACTTGGAGGAAGGGGGTCACCTG GCCACCTCAGCAAGCTGCATGTGAAGCAGGAGGCCCAAGCGGACTTGGCGGCCATGTCCAGAGATCACGTCTCGGAGGAAGACGTTGAGAATTTCACTCGTGTCCAGGAACTTGCTGCTCAG AAAACTGGCTCTCTAACGAACACAGACTTCGTCCGGCATCCCGCTGTCATAGAATTCGGGAAGTACGAGATCCAGACCTGGTACTCGTCACCGTACCCGCCTGAATATTCAAg ATTACAAAAGCTTTATCTGTGTGAGTTCTGCCTGAAGTATATGAGAAGCAAAAACATTCTCCAGAGACACACAAAGAAGTGCGGGTGGTTTCACCCTCCCGCCACCGAAATCTACAGAAAGGACAACCTTTCCGTGTTTGAG gtTGATGGAAATGTCAGCAAACTCTTCTGCCAAAACCTCTGCCTGTTAGCCAAGCTTTTCCTGGATCACAAGACCTTGTATTATGATGTGGAGCCTTTCCTCTTCTACATACTTACGAAGAATGATGAGAAAGGCTGTCATCTTGTGGGCTATTTCTCCAAG GAAAAGCTTTGCCAGCAGAAGTACAATGTCTCCTGCATAATGATTATGCCTCAGTACCAAAGGCAAGGATTTGGAAGGTTCCTCATTGATTTCA GTTACCTCCTCACCAGACAAGAAGGACAAGCTGGCTCCCCAGAGAAGCCGCTGTCAGAACTGGGTCGCTTATCCTACCTGGCATATTGGAAAAGTGTCATGCTGGAGCACCTTTATAAGCACCCAGATAAACACATCAGCGTTAAAGGAATCAGCAGGGCCACTGGGATGTGTCCACATGACATCGCCGCCACTCTCCAGCAGCTTGGCATGATTGACAGACGGGACGGCAG GACTGTGTTGGTCAGAAGAGAGAGGCTGATTCAGAGGCACATGGAGAGGCTGAGGGCTAACCCGCGCAAGAATGAGGTGGACCCGGACTCCCTGCGCTGGACTCCCTCCACCACTCTGAACGCTGTCCTGTCTGAGGAAGAAAGGGAGGCAGAGATGGAT GCCGAGCGGCTGAAGGAGCAGGCCAGCTGCTgggagaaggaggagagggagggCTACATGATGACTCATGGAAGCAGGCAACCTCTCACCAAGGTCCACTGCAAGATTCCCTACAGGACCTACGAGCGCCGGCCGGCCCCTCCGTGGTCCAGGCGTGTCCAGCGACCAGAGGTTGTGAGCGACGCCGacgacgactctgatggctcaccACCCATCCTGACAAAAGCTCACGAATTGCTTTCACCCAAGAGAAAG AGCTCAGTGGTTCTTAAGAAGCGAGGGCGTAAAAGGAAGCGAATCAACAGCAGCGTAACGACAGAAACAATCTCTGAGACGACCGAGGTTTTGAACGAACCGTTTGACAACTCAGAGGATGAGCGTCCAATGCCCCGGTTGGAGCACACCTCCAGGATGAGAGAGATGGAGGATGATGAAgacgatgatgatgaggaggaggaagagatgCAAAAGTACAAGATATCAGCTTTACCATTGAAACGGCGAAGAGGCCGTCCAAGGCTTGAAAAAAATACACGCAAAGACAATCTTGAGCGCTGGAATGAAG gaCCTGAACTGGTTTCAAAGAGATCCAGCAGACCCCGTCCAGTGAAACGGAAGAAAGGCTGGCCCAAGGGGGTCAAACGCGGTCCTCCTAAATGGAGGCTCAAGAACAGCTTCAAGCTGAATCTCTACACGCCACCGGAAACACCCATGGAGGCAGAGCAGCACCACATTCGCACTgaggaaacaaaacacataCCGGACCAGGAGTCATTCAGCGGCGACGAGGACACAAAAGCAGGAGGATCCTTGGACAGTCCAGATATAATGCAGGAGCGGCTCCACTCAGAGCCCCCAAGTCCTGCTGATCATGGCTCCCAGACTTCAAGCTCCCCTGAAGGGTCACCAGTTGCTTCGCCAGCGTGTTCACCTGCTCTTTCTGTTGAGGCTCCCTCCCCGCAGCCTGAGGACAGAACTGACTCACCGGAACCGCCAGGGGATGACAAGCAGGATAGCGGTCATGATCCTGACTCTCCAGCCAAAGACATGGAGGACAGTTCTGAGAGGGCTGCATCGCCAGAGAACAGCAACGAAGAAAGTTACGAGGAGGAGCAGAGAGCTCGGATAGAGGATCAGAAtgctgatgatgaagatgaacgTCACAGCAAGAAGGAGGCGCCTGAGGGCGGCACAGAAGAATCAGAGCAAAGTTCGAAAGACGCACCAAATGTCACTCAGGCTTTTTTAGATCCAAAAGAAGATGACAGCTCTGAACTAAGTCAGCAGGTCTCCAAAGAATCCTGCAACGAAGAGGTACCGGTTAGTGCTGGAGAAAAACTACAGGATGCAACGCCAGAAACTATGGCAGAAACTTCACCTCCTGCAGCAGTAGCGGTCGCTTCCATAGCTCCACCAGACTCTGATAACCCAGCAGACTCTGAATCTGAGGAGGAAAGCGCGCCCAGCCCTGGTCCAAACCACCCACCTCTTCCACCCGTAGGAAGGTCCGCGCTCAGCCCCGTGCTGAGAGAGAATCCCCCCGTCTGCACAGAGTTTGACTCAGAGACGGTCCAAGCTGTTCAGTCGCTGACGCAGGAAAGCGAGGGAGAGACGGTGTTCCAGGACTGCGCCGAGAGCCAAGAACCCTGCAGGAATCTGCAGACCTACGCCCACGTGGCGCAAAGCCCTCAGCTCACTCCGCTTGACGACTGCCCTCAGTCGGACCACAGCAGCCCCCTCTCCTCCGCGCAGTCCCATCCCAGCCAGTCTGTACGCTCCGTCAGCAGCCCGGCTGTCTCCATCCTGGAGAGCGGCTACACACAGATAAGCCCAGACCACAGCGCCATATCGGTGCCCTCGCTCCACAATATGGAGACCAGCCCCATGATGGACGTGCCATCGGTGTCAGATCACTCACAGCAGGTTGTGGACAGCGGATTCAGCGACCTAGGGAGCATTGAGAGCACCACGGAGAATTACGAAAATCCCAGCAGCTATGACTCCACCATGGGGGGCAGCATCTGTGGCACGGGCCCCTCCCAGAACAGCTGCTCGTACGGTACCATCCCCCCTAGCAGCTGCGCCGTGAGCCAGCAAATGGCGGCCGTCAACCCTGGCGGCTGCGGGATGATTCAGCAGAATAGCCTGAGCTCGCCGCCACACTGCGGCGTCAAGTCGCCACAGGGCTGCGTGGTGGTGGAGAGGCCCCCCAGTAACTCCCAGCACAACCAGCACAGCCAACACAGCCAGCGCAGCCAACACAGTCAACACAGCAGGCATGGCCCGCCACACAATCAGCACAGCCAACACAATCAGCACGCCCCACACAATCAGCTCAGTCAACACAGCCAGCACAGCCACCACCACAATCACCACCCGCAGCACAATCAGCTCAGCCAGCACAATCAGCACGCTCAGCACGCCCTCCACAGCCAGCAACAGCCGCCGCCCATGGCCCAGTGCTCCATCCCTCCCAACTTCACCACCACCATGCAGCTGGCAGACATCCCCGAGTCTGGCAACCCCAACTTTGCCCTCTATGAGAGAATCAACCCTCAGGGGGAGTACGGCAGCGGGCATTACCCCCAGTCGTCGGGCCTCAGCCTAGCCAAGCTGCAGCAGTTCACCAACACGTTCATCGACCACCCGCACTCCAATCCGTTCAACCACGCAGCCCCACACCCCATCACGTCGTACGCAAACAATCCTTCGCTGTCATCACAGCACTCCAGCTTGGTGTCCTTACCCCAGAATCCTCACAGAGTCCCCAACCCGCAGGTGCAGGCCACCATGACCCCGCCCCCAAATCTGAGCTCCCCATCATCCATGATGCTGCAGCCCAACATGGGCATCTCTCGCTCGCAGCGCGTGCCCCACGTGCCCCACATGCCGTCGAAGAGCCACGTCTCGGCGCGCTCCAAGTCGGCGCCGCTGTCCCACAACCACCAGCAGCAGATGTACGCCCGACCGCCGCAGGCCGTCGCCATGCAGGCGCCGTCCAGGACCCTGGCCGCCATGCCGCGCATGAACATGAGCATGAACATTATGCCAGCGCCGGGCTACAATGTCAATTCAATGAACATGCCCTCCCTCAACGCCATGAACGGCTATGGCATGAGCCAGCCCATGATGAACAGTGGCTACCCTGGCAACCACGCCTATATGAACCAGTCACCCCAGTACTCTATGCAGATGGGCATGATGGGAACGCAGCCATACCCCCAGCAGTCCATGCAGGCTCCGCCACATGGCAACATGGTGTACCCTCCAGCTGGTCACCATGGTTACATGAACACGGGCATGTCCAAGCAGTCCCTGAAAGGTCCCTTAATCAGGCGGTAA